A stretch of DNA from Curtobacterium sp. MCBD17_035:
CGACGAGCCGGCGCAGACCGGCCTCGGCATCGAGCACCTTGAGGACCGGCATGATCGCCATGGTCGTGCAGTTCGGGTTCGCGATGATGCCCTTGCGTGCCTCGTCGATCGCATGCGGGTTGACCTCGCTCACGACGAGCGGGACATCCGGGTCCATCCGCCAGGCGCTCGAGTTGTCGATGACGAGCGCCCCCGCGGCGGCGAAGCGCGGTGCCAGGGTCCGGGATCCCGATGCCCCGGCGGAGAACAGAGCGATGTCGATGCCCGTCGGGTCCGCGGTCGCCGAGTCCTCGACGACGATGTCCTCGCCCCGGAACGGCAACGTCGTGCCTGCGGAGCGGGCGGTGGCGAAGAACCGGACCGTCGTGGCGGGGAAGGCACGGTCCTCCAGCAGACGGCGCATGACGGTGCCGACCTGCCCGGTGGCGCCGACGACGGCGACGGTGAGCTCGCTCATGGTGTCTCCTGTCTACCGGCCGGTGCCGGCGTAGACGACGGCTTCGACGTCGGCGTCGAGACCGAACGCCGAGTGGACGACGCGCATCGCCTCGTTCAGGGTGTCGGCCCGCGTGACGACCGAGATCCGGATCTCGCTCGTCGAGATCATCTCGATGTTGATCGAGGCCTCGTGGAGCGCACGGAACAGCTGCGCCGACACCCCGGCGTTCGTCCGCATGCCGGCACCGACCAGGGCGAGCTTGCCGATCTGGTCGTCGTACTGCACGGTCTCGTAGCCGATGCTCGCCTTCGAGGCCTCGAGCGCGGTGAGGACCCCGGAGCCCTGCGACTTCGGCAGCGTGAACGAGATGTCGGTGCGGCCGGTCGCCGCGGCGGAGACGTTCTGCACGATCATGTCGATGTTCGCGCCGGCCCGGGCGACGGTCGTGAAGATCTCGGCCGCCTTGCCCGGCTGGTCGGGCACGCCGACCACCGTGATCTTGCCCTCGGAGAGGTCGCCAGCGATGCCGGTGATGATCGGTTCTTCCACGGACTCCCCCTCGGCAGGGTTGTAGACGATGGTGCCCTCGGTGTTGTTGAACGAGGACCGGACGTGCAGGGTGACGCCGTGCCGCCGGGCGTACTCGACGGCGCGGATGTAGAGGACCTTGGCGCCCGCGGCCGCGAGCTCCAGCATCTCCTCGCTCGTGATGCGGTCGATCTTGCGCGCCTTCGGGACGACCCGCGGGTCGGCGCTGAAGATGCCGTCGACGTCGGTGTAGATCTCGCACACGTCAGCACCGAGGGCAGCGGCCAGGGCGACGGCGGTCGTGTCGGAGCCACCGCGGCCGAGGGTGGTGATCTCACCCGTCGTGCGGTTGAAGCCCTGGAACCCCGCGACGATCGCCACGTGCCCGGCGTCGAGGGCCTCACGGACGCGCTTCGGGGTGACGTCGACGATCCGGGCACGGCCGTGCTGGGCGTCGGTCAGCATGCCCGCCTGGCTGCCGGTGTACGAGCTGGCTTCGACCCCGAGGCTCTTGATCGCCATCGCGAGCAGCGCCATCGAGATCCGCTCGCCCGCGGTGAGGAGCATGTCCAGCTCGCGACCGGACGGCAACGGGGTGACCTGGCTCGCGAGGTCGAGGAGCTCGTCCGTCGTGTCGCCCATCGCGGAGACGGCCACGACGACGTCGTTGCCGGCCTTCTTCGTCTGGACGATCCGCTTGGCCACGCGCTTGATGCTCTCGGCGTCCGCGACGGACGACCCACCGAACTTCTGCACGATCAATGCCACTGACGAACTCCTGGACTCCCACGGACGCGGTCCGCCGATTCTACCGAGTGTCCTCGGACTGTTGCGTCGCGCGCACGCCGCACGCAGCGACCCCGGGCGGTCGCCGACCGGCGCCCGTCGACCGGGAGGCCCGGGTCAACCGCCCACGAGCCGGCGCCCCTCGAAAGCGCGTCCGAGCGTGACCTCGTCGGCGTACTCGAGATCCCCACCGACCGGGAGTCCGGAAGCGAGGCGCGTCGTCCGGACCCCCATCGGCACGAGGAGCCGGCTGAGGTAGGTGGCCGTCGCCTCGCCCTCGAGGTTCGGATCGGTCGCGATGATGACCTCGTCCACGGTGCCGTCCGCGAGCCGCGTCAGCAGACCCTGGATGCGGAGGTCGTCGGGGCCGACGCCGTCGATCGGGCTGATCGCGCCGCCGAGCACGTGGTACAGCCCGCGGAACTCACGGGTCCGCTCGATCGCGGCGACGTCCTTGGCCTCCTCGACCACGCAGATGACCGCGGGCGAGCGGCGGGGATCGCGGCAGATGCTGCAGCGTTCTGTCTCGGTCACATTCCCGCAGACCTCGCAGAAGCGGACCTTCTCCTTGACCGCCATGAGGAGTTCCGCGAGGCGCGTCGGGTCGAACGACTCGGTCTGCAGGATGTGGAACGCGATCCGCTGCGCGGACTTCGGACCGATCCCCGGCAGACGGCCGAACTCGTCGATGATGTCCTGGACGATGCCGTCGTACATGGTCAGAAGCCTCCGGACCCGCTGCTGTCGAGCGTGGTCTCCTCGATGAACTGGGCCCCGAGGATCTCACGGACGACCGCCTCGCCGTAGCGTCCGGGGACCGGCACACGGGCGGGCCGCTCCGGCGCCGACGGGGCCGTCCGGGCGGGAGCTGGGGTGCCGCCCCCGCGGGGCGCGGACGCCGACGGTGCTCGTCCTCCGGTGGGTACGGGCCCCGCGGCGGATCGACCCGACGGGCCCGGGTCCGGGAACGGCGCTCCGTCGTCGTAGGGCTCGTCGTCGAGGGGGTAGTCGTCGACCGGCACGTCGCTCGGTCCGCCTGCGACAGCCGGGGTGCTGGCCGGACCACGGACGGCACCGGCAGCGGGCGCGCTCGTCGCGGCACCCGCGGGCGCACCGCCCGTCCGTCCGGCTGGCGCGACGGCGGCCGGTGCCGTGCCGTCCGGGCTCGACGCCACCCCGAAGGGCGCGGCCCACGACGGCTCGACGTCGTCCGGGACGGCATCTGCAGTGGGATCGGACGCCGGGATCGTCGCGACCACCCAGTCGGTGACCGGGCCGGTGGGCGCGGGGGCCGGCGCGGCTGCGGATGCTCGGGACGGAGCAGGCGCGGCTGCTGGCGCCGATCCCCCGGCTGAGGCCGGCACCTGCGCGCTGCTCTGCTCGGAGGATCCGCGAGCGCCGTCGCGCGTCGGCGCCGCCGGTGCGGACTCGGGCGCCGACTGGCGCTCGGGTGTCGACTGGCGCTCCGGCACCGCCTGGCGCTCGGGTGTCGGCTGACGCTCCGGCACCGCCTGACGCTCCGGTGTCGCCTGACGCTCCGGCACCGCCTGACGCTCGGGTGTCGCCTGACGCTCCGGCACCGCCTGACGCTCGGATGCGGGCCGTCCCGCGTCCAGGTTCGACCCGGCGGGTGCCGGCCCGCGAGCAACGAACTTCACACGGACGCCGAGGACATCGAGGATGGCGGCCCGGAGGTACTCGCTGACGCTGTCCTTCGGGTCGGTCATCTGCTTGAACGACGCGACGTCCTGCTGACTCGGGAACGTCAGTGTGAGGACGTCGTCCGTGAAGGCGGTCACCTGCGCGGTCACGACGACCATCCAGGCGGACCGCCGAGCGCGCTGCACGTGCTCGACGACCTGCGGCCAGCTGTCCCGCACCTGTTGCACGCCCAGCTCGCCGACGGCCCGGACCGCCGGCGAGGCCGCGAGCGCCGCGCCGACGCCGGTCGACGAGGGCGAGCCCGCGCCCGAGGGCGCGCTGCCGGCCGTGGGGACGACCTCGACCGCGCCGGGGACCGCGCGCTGCTCGTCATCGTCGGCCCGTTCGGTCCCGGACGCGCTGGCCGGGGCGGCAGCAGCGGTGGCTCGGGTCGAAGCGGGGGTCGGCGCGGCCGGCATCGGCGCGACCGGCGTCCGCGCGGGTGCGGCAGCCGGTGCGCTTGACGTGACGACAGCGACGGGCGCAGAACCGGTCTGGCCCCCGGCGTCACCGACGCCGACGCGACGCTCGAGGCGCTCGACGCGCGCCAGGGCGCCCCGCTGGCTGTCGTCGCTCTCCGGCACGAGCATCCGCGCCACCATGAGTTCGAGGTGCAGGCGGGGCGACGTCGCGCCGGTCATCTCGGTGAGCGCACGGTTCGCGATGTCGGCCGCGCGCGAGAGCCCGACCGCGCCGAAGACGGCCGCCTGCCGCGTCATCGTCTCGAGTTCCTCGGGCGAGACTCCGCGCAACACGGCCGCAGCGCCCTCGTTGGTGGCGGCGACGACGATGAGGTCGCGGAGCCGTTCGAGCAGGTCCTCGACGAAGCGACGCGGATCCTGACCTGTCTGCACGACGCGGTCGACGGCCGAGAACGCCGAGGCCGGATCCGCCACGGCGAGCGCGTCGACGACGTCGTCGAGCAGGGCGGCATCGGTGTACCCGAGGAGTGCGACCGCGCGGTCGTAGGCGATCGTGCGGTCCTCGCTCCCGGCCATCAGCTGGTCGAGGAGCGACAGGGTGTCCCGTACCGATCCCCCGCCGGCCCGGACCACGAGCGGCAGGACACCGGGCGCCACCGACACGGACTCCTGCGCGCACAGCTGCTCGACGTACTCGAGCATGGACGCCGGCGGCACGAGCCGGAACGGGTAGTGGTGGGTCCGCGAGCGGATGGTCCCGATGACCTTCTCGGGCTCGGTCGTCGCGAAGATGAACTTGACGTGCTCCGGTGGTTCCTCCACCAACTTGAGGAGTGCGTTGAACCCCTGCGGCGTGACCATGTGGGCCTCGTCGAGGATGAAGATCTTGTAGCGGTCGCGTGCCGGGGCGAACACGGCGCGGTCGCGGAGGTCGCGTGCGTCGTCCACGCCGTTGTGGCTGGCTGCGTCGATCTCGATGACGTCGAGCGACCCACCGCCGTCCCGCGCCAGCTCCACACAGCTCGGGCACACTCCGCATGGCGTGTCCGTCGGGCCCTGAGCGCAGTTGAGACACCGCGCGAGGATCCGTGCCGACGTGGTCTTGCCACAACCCCTCGGTCCGCTGAAGAGGTAGGCGTGGTTGACGCGGTCTGCCCGGAGTGCTGTCCGCAGCGGATCGGTCACCTGCGACTGGCCGATGAGTTCGGCGAAGTTCTCGGGCCGGTAACGGCGATACAAGGCGGTGACCACGCGACCAGGGTAATCGGCGCCGCCGACACCGGGGGTCGTTCTCCACAGACCCCGGCGATGTCAGCTCGTGGTCCCGGCGCTCGCTGGCGAACCTGGACGTCGACCCAGAAAGGGCGTACCGATCAGTCCGTGGAGCGGTATCGTCCACCTACGGCCACGGCGCGACCGACCATCGCAGGACCATCCGTGGCGGATCAGGATCAGGAGTCGAGCTCATGAACGAGCGGTTGACGCTGCCGTGCACGCTGCGCCGGACGATCGTCCGGACCGCCGTGGCGCGGACGGCTGGCCGGGCTCGGAACGGCACCACGACGAGCGCCTGATCGCGGGCTCCGGGAGCCTCGGCCCCCGGAAGCCGGGGCGCGTCGGTGTTCGGGTCATCGCCGCCCCGGCCCCTCGGAGCGGCGGACGACGATGTTCGGGTCATCCTCGTCCGCCGCTCCCTCATGCGTGTCAGGGCCGCGTCCGCGCCGCTGCCCAGCGGCCGCAGCTGATCCGGCGGACGCGCACCGCGGACCGGACCCGGGGAACGGGGGGTCGGTGCCGGCCGTGGCGGTCCGCGCCGGACGCCGGACAGCGCCACCGGTCCCCTGCAGCGGTCTCCGAGCAACCGTGATCGACCGGTTCCAGCGGGCGGCGGCGGAACGAGAAGACTCCCCACGTACCCGCCAGAGCCCGGTTGCCCTTGCTGCGTTTCCGCCCTGGGGGAGTTGGCCTGGATGGCGTCACGTGAGGAGCCGCCGACAGTCTAGCGGACGCCTCGCCCGTTCATCGACGCGCACTCAGCCGCGGGCGGTTCAGTGGAGGCATGAAGATCGTCATCGCCGGAGGACACGGCAAGATCGCCCTGCTGCTCGAACGACTCATCACGCAGGCGGGACACGACGCGGTCGGGATCGTCCGCAACCCGGCGCATGTCGCCGACGTCGAGGCCACCGGCGCGACCGCGATCGTCCGGGATCTCGAGCAGATGGACGAGGACGACCTGGCGGTGGACCTCGAGCAGGCCGACGCCGTCGTGTTCGCGGCGGGCGCCGGACCGAACAGCGGTGCCGAACGCAAGTTCGCGGTCGACCGCGACGCCGCGATCCTGCTCGCCGACGCCGCCTCGCGGGTCTCGGTGCCGCGGTACGTGCTCATCTCGGCCATGGGCGCCGACTCGTACGACCCGGCCACGGCGGTCCTGCCGGCCGCGGACGACCGCGCGGTGTTCCAGGTCTACCTGCGGGCGAAGGCGGAGGCGGACGCGAACATCCGCGCACGCGGGTTCCAGTGGACGATCGTGCGTCCCGGAGGTCTCCTCGACACCCCGGGCCAGGGCACCGTCCGCGCCGGCACCGAGGTGCCCCGTGGTTCCGTCTCGCGGGCCGACGTCGCGGCGGTCGTCCTGGAGGCCCTGCTCGCGGGTGCCGCGATCGGTCGCCAGTTCGAGCTCACGTCGGGCGACGTGCCGATCCACGAGGCGCTCGCGGCGCTCTGAGGCGGCGGCGCGCCACGGCCCGCATCTGAGGCGGCGGCGGGTCACGGCCCGCATCAGCCCGGGCGGCAGCAGCGGCGCGCGCTGGAGATCAGGGGACGCGCCAGCGGCGCCACGACGCCGACGCCGACGCCGGGCGAGCCCGCGAGTCCGGTAGATCAGTGCAGTGCCACAGCGGCGGACTGCCGCGCGATCTCCAGCTCCTCGTTCGTCGGGATCACGAGCACCGCGACCCGGGAGTGGTCGGTCGAGATCCGCCGCGCACGGCTGGAGTGCAGGTCGTTGCGGTCGTGGTCGACCTCGATCCCCAGGTGCTCGAGCCCGGCGAGGACCCGGCGCCGCAGGAGCGCGTTGTTCTCGCCCACACCCGCCGTGAACACGACGGCGTCGAGGCCGCCGAGCTGGGCGGTGTACGCGCCGACGTACCGGCGGATCCGGTGCCGGTAGACGGCGAGCGCCGCCTCCGCCCGGTCGTCGCCCTCGGACGCGTCGCTCTGGACGTCCCGCATGTCCCCGTTCCCGGTGAGTCCGAGCAGGCCCGACTGCTTGTTGAGCATGGTGTCGAGGTCCTCGAAGGACATGCCTGCCTCGCGGTGCAGGTGGATGAGGATCGCGGGGTCGAGGTCGCCCGAGCGGGTCCCCATGACGAGCCCCTCGAGCGGCGTCAGGCCCATCGACGTCTCGATGCTGCGCCCTCCGTCGATCGCGGCCGCGGACGCCCCGTTGCCGAGGTGCAGGACGATCGTCTTGAGCTGCTCGAGCGGGCGGCCGAGGAACACCGCGGTCTGCTCGGACACGTACTTGTGGCTCGTCCCGTGCGCGCCGTACCGCCGGATCGCGTAGCGCTGCGCGAGGTCCGCCGGGATCGCGTACGTGTAGGCCTCCGGCGGCATGGTCTGGTGGAACGCGGTGTCGAAGACGGCGACCTGCGGCACGTCTGCGAACACGTGCTGTGCGGCCCGGATCCCCTCGAGGTTGGCCGGGTTGTGCAGCGGTGCGAGGGCGGACAGGGCGTCGATCCGCGCTTCGACCTCGGGCGTGATGACGGTGGCGCGGTCGAAGTCGGTGCCGCCGTGGACGACCCGGTGGCCGACGACGGCGGGCGGCTCGTCGTCGAACGAGGGTCCGACGGCGGCGAAGGCGTCGAGCATCGCGCGGAACCCGGCGGCGTGGTCCGGCACGTGGGCGTCGTCGTTCGAGGTGGACTTGCCGGTCACGGCGTTCGTGTGCTTGGTGGCGCCGGAGGACTCCCCGATGCGCTCGACCAGCCCGGACGCGAGCATGCGCTCCCCCTCGAGCTCGATGAGCTGGTACTTGAAGGAGCTCGATCCGGAGTTGACGACGAGTGCTGTGGTCACGATGCCTGCTTCCTGGGTTCGGCGCTGGTCCCGGCCTGGATGGCGGTGATCGCGACGGTGTTGACGATGTCCCCGACGAGTGCGCCGCGCGACAGGTCGTTGATCGGCTTGCGCAGCCCCTGCAGGACGGGCCCGATCGCGACCGCGCCGGCGGACCGCTGCACGGCCTTGTACGTGTTGTTGCCGGTGTTGAGGTCCGGGAAGATGAACACCGTCGCGCGGCCGGCGACCGGCGAGTCCGGCATCTTGGCGCGGGCGACGGTGGGGTCGGCGGCGGCGTCGTACTGGATCGGGCCCTCGACGAGCAGCTCGGGGTGCCGTTCGC
This window harbors:
- a CDS encoding SDR family oxidoreductase: MKIVIAGGHGKIALLLERLITQAGHDAVGIVRNPAHVADVEATGATAIVRDLEQMDEDDLAVDLEQADAVVFAAGAGPNSGAERKFAVDRDAAILLADAASRVSVPRYVLISAMGADSYDPATAVLPAADDRAVFQVYLRAKAEADANIRARGFQWTIVRPGGLLDTPGQGTVRAGTEVPRGSVSRADVAAVVLEALLAGAAIGRQFELTSGDVPIHEALAAL
- a CDS encoding aspartate kinase, which codes for MALIVQKFGGSSVADAESIKRVAKRIVQTKKAGNDVVVAVSAMGDTTDELLDLASQVTPLPSGRELDMLLTAGERISMALLAMAIKSLGVEASSYTGSQAGMLTDAQHGRARIVDVTPKRVREALDAGHVAIVAGFQGFNRTTGEITTLGRGGSDTTAVALAAALGADVCEIYTDVDGIFSADPRVVPKARKIDRITSEEMLELAAAGAKVLYIRAVEYARRHGVTLHVRSSFNNTEGTIVYNPAEGESVEEPIITGIAGDLSEGKITVVGVPDQPGKAAEIFTTVARAGANIDMIVQNVSAAATGRTDISFTLPKSQGSGVLTALEASKASIGYETVQYDDQIGKLALVGAGMRTNAGVSAQLFRALHEASINIEMISTSEIRISVVTRADTLNEAMRVVHSAFGLDADVEAVVYAGTGR
- a CDS encoding DNA polymerase III subunit gamma and tau, with the protein product MVTALYRRYRPENFAELIGQSQVTDPLRTALRADRVNHAYLFSGPRGCGKTTSARILARCLNCAQGPTDTPCGVCPSCVELARDGGGSLDVIEIDAASHNGVDDARDLRDRAVFAPARDRYKIFILDEAHMVTPQGFNALLKLVEEPPEHVKFIFATTEPEKVIGTIRSRTHHYPFRLVPPASMLEYVEQLCAQESVSVAPGVLPLVVRAGGGSVRDTLSLLDQLMAGSEDRTIAYDRAVALLGYTDAALLDDVVDALAVADPASAFSAVDRVVQTGQDPRRFVEDLLERLRDLIVVAATNEGAAAVLRGVSPEELETMTRQAAVFGAVGLSRAADIANRALTEMTGATSPRLHLELMVARMLVPESDDSQRGALARVERLERRVGVGDAGGQTGSAPVAVVTSSAPAAAPARTPVAPMPAAPTPASTRATAAAAPASASGTERADDDEQRAVPGAVEVVPTAGSAPSGAGSPSSTGVGAALAASPAVRAVGELGVQQVRDSWPQVVEHVQRARRSAWMVVVTAQVTAFTDDVLTLTFPSQQDVASFKQMTDPKDSVSEYLRAAILDVLGVRVKFVARGPAPAGSNLDAGRPASERQAVPERQATPERQAVPERQATPERQAVPERQPTPERQAVPERQSTPERQSAPESAPAAPTRDGARGSSEQSSAQVPASAGGSAPAAAPAPSRASAAAPAPAPTGPVTDWVVATIPASDPTADAVPDDVEPSWAAPFGVASSPDGTAPAAVAPAGRTGGAPAGAATSAPAAGAVRGPASTPAVAGGPSDVPVDDYPLDDEPYDDGAPFPDPGPSGRSAAGPVPTGGRAPSASAPRGGGTPAPARTAPSAPERPARVPVPGRYGEAVVREILGAQFIEETTLDSSGSGGF
- a CDS encoding acetate kinase yields the protein MTTALVVNSGSSSFKYQLIELEGERMLASGLVERIGESSGATKHTNAVTGKSTSNDDAHVPDHAAGFRAMLDAFAAVGPSFDDEPPAVVGHRVVHGGTDFDRATVITPEVEARIDALSALAPLHNPANLEGIRAAQHVFADVPQVAVFDTAFHQTMPPEAYTYAIPADLAQRYAIRRYGAHGTSHKYVSEQTAVFLGRPLEQLKTIVLHLGNGASAAAIDGGRSIETSMGLTPLEGLVMGTRSGDLDPAILIHLHREAGMSFEDLDTMLNKQSGLLGLTGNGDMRDVQSDASEGDDRAEAALAVYRHRIRRYVGAYTAQLGGLDAVVFTAGVGENNALLRRRVLAGLEHLGIEVDHDRNDLHSSRARRISTDHSRVAVLVIPTNEELEIARQSAAVALH
- the recR gene encoding recombination mediator RecR, translating into MYDGIVQDIIDEFGRLPGIGPKSAQRIAFHILQTESFDPTRLAELLMAVKEKVRFCEVCGNVTETERCSICRDPRRSPAVICVVEEAKDVAAIERTREFRGLYHVLGGAISPIDGVGPDDLRIQGLLTRLADGTVDEVIIATDPNLEGEATATYLSRLLVPMGVRTTRLASGLPVGGDLEYADEVTLGRAFEGRRLVGG